GTTTCCGGAGGGGGGTGTATATAGATGTACTAGGATTAAATATTACgttggttgatttttttaatctttttacacaataataaaacttaatatcttaatgatttaagtattagGGTGAATAAAGAGAagtgtggggtttaaataaaaaaaactctttaGTTATTTAGTTAGTTAGACTTAATAATAGGGTAAAGAAGCATTTAGTTAAGCTGCAatattatttgtcatttttttaataggacCTTATTTTCTATGTATCCTATTGTTATTAATTTAGGGGCCCAAAAGTTTGACGTTTTCCAATGCTTAATAGGGTCAGCATCCCTTTTGTATTTCCATtaaaaagctttttttttgCAGTTGTTTTGTCCGCAAAAATGAAATCAGAGCAGAAATATCTTGGTCATATTATGACATTTTCTTGGGTCCCACGTGGATCATggagactctctctctctctctctctctgtgtggcGTGAACGAAAGGATGCAAACTCATGTGTGCTGAAACAGATTCTAATTAGTTAAAGCATGTGTATACCATTGCAAATGAAAAGAAGCATGTGGATTATGAATGAGgggaaaatatgaaatcaCGTGATAAAAACAATTAACTAAATTTAATTTGTCTTCAATTAGGAGATGGCCAGGCCGTATTATAAGTTTGGTTTTATTATAAGCGTGCGTATATCTCCAAAAAAGTTAACTACATATAAGGTGCAAACTCTAGtacaataaatataataagttAACTATAATAAAACGGGTACCTACGGATATTTGATCTTTATGTCCAATTATTGAATACAATTAtcgttaatttttttttaaaaaaaaaaggtaactaCGGGTATTTGATCTTTATGCCCAATTATTGAATACAATTatggttaattttttataaaaaagggGTAACTAGAGGAATCCTTCTAGGAGTAAGGAATCAATCATTTTAAACATATCGCAACAATATAAATTGTGTCTATATAAGCAAATAAAATCCCAGGAGAGACTGCTAAAACATATTGAGTGTGATAAAAAAACTTGTAAGCCCTATACTTTTCTTGTGTGCTTATTATTTGTAGCTTAGCTTCGGTGCTACATATATTAGTTTTTGAGGTTGATGGGAAATACTTGCTCTCCTCGCGTTCCCAACAAGCCCCCGCCAAGGTTTTTGGGTTATAACAGTGGACCAAATTTCGAAATATGCCATGTTTGCAATCGAAATATTGAAAGATGGGTATGCAACCCAAATTTTAACTCCATTCTAcctaaatatatttcttcaattctgattttttttctttttctttttcccataGGATAATTTGAGGCAATTGACATTCTGGGGTTTTAAATTCTGCAAGATGCATGAAGTTGATGGGACTCCGAGGTGCAGTGGTTGTTACAGATTCCAGGTTGGTATTCGGAATGGCAATGGAGAGGAGCTGGGTTCACCATCTCCATGTTGCCTCTAGCTAGGCAGAGTCATAATATATTGTTCGGTTAGCCTTTTGCTTTCTAAGAAGGGTGTCTAATTtccaaataattttctttttaaattttatgattttatattatattgtgaTGACGTGTGTTTACCTATTTTGTGTGTGCTGTGCCTGTGATAGTATTTTTGTGTATATAGGGTCCACTTTTATTAAAGAGGTGGATAACAACGTATTTAATAAACGATGCTCTTTTAGGatacgtgtgtatatatatcttaTCCAATATACTAGTTTTCATTTAACAAATTTGTAGAGAGAATAATTTAACATGTTTActtttggttttgtgtttttttaatgtacCTATTCATGTTTtaggtattaattttttttaattttttttttaatgaagctAATGATTAAAATTTTCGTTTGGACAGACAGAAGGACAAATGGAATATGTGAACCTTGGAGATGGCCGTAAACTTTGCTTGGATTGCTATTCTATTGCTATTTTGGATCCAAGTAAATGCAACCGTCTTATTGAAAAGATGCGTGAATTTTATAAAGAGTTAAATCTCGAAGTGGATAAGGACATTCCTATTCTATTGGTCGACAAAGACTACATGGACAAAAGGCAAGTAATTAACATTACTAGTAAAatcatatttgttttgaatAGTGTTGTAAGTAGATTCTTCCTAATATtaatggcatgtttactaatcctTAATTGACTTagaaggaattgaattgaggaggaattgaattaatgaggagttggattgaggagaattagattccggattcctaatgaagttgtttactaaatcatATGAATTGAGGGGAGTTAGATTCcgaattcctattgaagttgtttactaaaccatatggtATTGGGTATGAGTGGtattaattactaaaatgtcctcatttttgggttaaagtagatgacatatttggaattttgaaatttgtgtgaggatataatgggtaaaaaagatgaattcctaATGGGTGAATTCTCCAGAAATTAAAATACCACCTTCTATTCcggaattgaattcctccaaaatcaggaattcaattcctaattttgtgtgggccccgcttacttttcaattctttGATGTGAAGTAAACGAAGGAATTCTCCATAGGCtgaattcaattcctgatgagaattccaatttctaattagtaaacacaccataaaaGACATCTCATGTTTGATGACTCTCACTCTcgtttataaaaataaaatgcagtACATGATGCTAATACACCGAAGGATTTAtttcgtttttattttttattgatcaTTTCTTAATGGTATTTCTTTTGAATATATGCAGGGGTGCGATTGGATTGACCACATTCGATCACAGAAAAGTCTGGACGGTAAGAGACATATTAAGGCCTAAAATAGTCTATGttgttttgaaaaatcttatttttttaaaaaaatactatAGGATTCTttacaatttaattattaacgCCCTAAATAAAAGATTAGCTACCATGTTGCGCTCCTTGTAAATGCCATTGATTGAGAAGTGTTAGAGCTTTTCCAAAAGTTGCCAGTTTTAGATTGTAATTTGGATTGTAAATGTGCcttttttgtgataatttgGATTAGTGTCTTTGAATCCCCTTCCATTTATATGTTAGACAGTTTTAGCTGATTAATTAGCCCATATTAAAGAGTGTTTAAATGCAAATGCTTTAGGCAATGATTGGTTTAGCTTCATTATTTCTAGTAATAAAACCTGCAGAtcgcaatttttttttttctaccaTATCAATTAAAATGTGGGATCTTTTTTGTCATAaggtaattattttgtttggtgttggttgttaaacaaacaaaataaaaaagatttgtTTGGGGTTTGATGATTTTATCCTTTTGATTTGTAATAGATTACAAATTGGTCAAGAAATGGGAATAATATTCAAGTGCAGAAAGCTAAAAAGGCGTTGACCAAGGCCAAAGTCTCATCAATCTTACTTTTGTTCGGAATGCCAGAGTACTTTTTCTCAAATACCTTtcattataaatttttgtttagaaacttttattttaaattcatttttgCACTTCCTCATTCCCAAATTCTAACTGCattctttataatttattttcatagcTCATAGGCCATCttcctttattatttttaattttaggaAATTCTGCATCCAACTCCTATATAGATGACTTTGGCACTTGGAATGCAGGATAATTACTCTTAACTCATATTTATACAATAAATGTTTATTTGCATGCAGTGTTATAATGGGCGCGATCTTGGCACATGAGATGATGCATGCATGGTTAATTCTTAAAGGTTCGAATAaaagatatttttttcttcatctattTCTCTCGTAAtgaaatatcattttttttctttgaatgataaattttttgttaagcTATTTTTCCCTCGTAATTAGTGAAATATATAGCCTATATTTTATTCTGTAAATGATGGTTTATGTacttgtaaattgtaataggtTGTAAGAAGTTGGATAGAAAAGTGTGTGAAGGTATTTGTGAAGTGATGGCACACCTGTGGTTGGAATGGTTTTGTGATGAGGGGAAGAATAATTTGGACTCTTACACAACCGAGCAGGCTGAGTTTACgaagattttgaaaataattcatGCATACAAGATGACAACGAGAGTTGACAAAATATATGGAGATGGGTTTAGAGAAGCTCAGCGGGCAGTTAGTACATCTAACCTCCACAAAACCCTGCAACATATCGTTCGACACAAGACTCTCCCTCCTCAGATCCATAGCAACTCAACTTGTTAATATAGAGGAAATTAATAGAGATGTATTTTTCCAAATGTGACAGGTAAGAGAAAAGTTGTGTGAGAGAACTTTAGTGTTAATTAGTTTTGAATGTTTTTACCACTCATTCCTAGACAGATTCAGGATTTTAAAATAGAgtgggctaaatttacctTGCATACAAACCTATTAAGTCCATATCTAATGCTATTTTAGactagaaaaaataaaaaaataaaaaaatttgcctgggctatagcccaggttAATCATAACCTCTAAAATGGATTTTTAAGACTGCATGTGTTTGGACTATGAGGAAATGCGCGTAATTGAATTGCTCATGAGTGGGAGTTAAAGACAACCAAACTGTTAATCGCACAAAGTTTCAAACATGCTTCAATGCCACCCAACTAAGAATACCCCCATTATTCCACATTTAACTAGAAAACTAATGTGGTCTTGGCTTGGCCCCACATTTCAAGCATGGGAACCTATCACCACCAAACTAAAttcctatctctctctctctctctctctctctctctctctctctctctgaattaAAAACATGCTtgctttcttcttattttattcaataaacaaaatacataaataaattttatacggtcacatacatataatattcaaTAATGGTCCCACACACACCTTATCGATCAAACACTAGTTCAACTTCAAGAATTGtcaaagtaaatatatttatatatagataggGCCCTCTCTGTACACAAAGAATATGTGGAACTTGTAAATACATTattctcaattaattaattaatttgtgcCCTacgcttttttctttttttcttttttcaaatgtGCAGCTTATATGTGTCCAACATATTTAATCCTCTTGATGCCTAGAAAAGATCTCTGCCTAGCTACTAAATCATCAcctattaaataaaaaagatacaaGCATATGCCAAAATTGTCAAGTAAGTAGGTCATTTCGCAAGTTGGTGAATTCATGACGTGTTGACTCAAATTTGACCTTCAATGTTAGTTATGTAGGTTGACCCACCTAATTTTCTATACAAATTTTGAGTAATTATTCAGATCATGTCGGAAATTATCACCCCTCACAAGCATAcatcaaaattatttgaagacAGTTTTGATCAAGACCTAACAAAAgcaaatttttaaagaaaaatttatgaaattctCAAATATATCTTCATAATCttcattttttcaataataaaaaatgacatacatatatagaataataataataataaatggtAAATATTAGTAAAAGCTGCTCAATTAATGAAAATAGACTggcaaatttatttatgtgaaaattttatttattttatacaaattgAATACTAACATTTTTGGGCactactaaattttttttgaataaaaaatttaaaaaaattttctatttaatttatcaaacactacaatatactttatttatagaataaattaatcTCCCTTCCAACCATTAATGAGTTATcaatttcaaaacttgaaataCACAGACAGACTAGCaatgagaagaaagagaaaataaaataaaaaacgaaaTTAAAAGATAAGGAGCCGAGgccaaccccaaacaaaaaaatgttcataattcctctctctctctctctctgacatTTACCAATAATGgtagcttcttcttcttccctccACACACGCAGTGGCCAGCGTATCctatcttttcttcttcctcctctcctctcctttctctctccgaatcctttcttctccctctctttgTTGGCTTCAAGATTGACCAAAAACCTATCCAAAATGTCTGTaggcaaaagaagaaatagacagaaacggtaattcattaattTCCAACTTATTTTGG
Above is a window of Prunus persica cultivar Lovell chromosome G2, Prunus_persica_NCBIv2, whole genome shotgun sequence DNA encoding:
- the LOC18786306 gene encoding protein DA1, which gives rise to MGNTCSPRVPNKPPPRFLGYNSGPNFEICHVCNRNIERWDNLRQLTFWGFKFCKMHEVDGTPRCSGCYRFQTEGQMEYVNLGDGRKLCLDCYSIAILDPSKCNRLIEKMREFYKELNLEVDKDIPILLVDKDYMDKRGAIGLTTFDHRKVWTITNWSRNGNNIQVQKAKKALTKAKVSSILLLFGMPDVIMGAILAHEMMHAWLILKGCKKLDRKVCEGICEVMAHLWLEWFCDEGKNNLDSYTTEQAEFTKILKIIHAYKMTTRVDKIYGDGFREAQRALFQGITKEMAASKSFILLLASLLIVDTVSAFAPAPPPNAAVATDFVEIIAASASAAPPPDEWLR